One Branchiostoma floridae strain S238N-H82 chromosome 15, Bfl_VNyyK, whole genome shotgun sequence DNA window includes the following coding sequences:
- the LOC118431443 gene encoding ATP synthase subunit delta, mitochondrial-like yields the protein MASLVSRVPRLLQAVGRTLAVQATRSYADAAAPVGMSFTFGSPAAAFYNAATNVRQIDVPTFSGNIGILPSHVPTLAVLKPGKLTVFEDEAINHFVVSSGSVTVNEDSSVQILAEEACRLEDVDPQLARSGLEKAQQQLAAATTDAERTEAQVAVEFHEQVVKALE from the exons ATGGCTTCCCTGGTCAGCAGAGTTCCGAGACTTCTCCAGGCCGTGGGCCGCACTCTGGCCGTCCAGGCCACTAGGAGTTACGCTGACGCGGCGGCTCCGGTTGGGATGTCGTTTACCTTTGGGTCTCCGGCGGCG GCTTTCTACAATGCCGCGACCAACGTGCGCCAGATTGACGTCCCGACGTTCTCCGGTAACATCGGTATCCTCCCCAGCCACGTTCCCACGCTGGCCGTGCTCAAGCCGGGAAAACTCACCGTCTTCGAGGATGAGGCCATTAATCATTTTGTTG tgAGCAGTGGTTCTGTCACAGTGAATGAGGACTCCTCGGTACAGATCCTGGCTGAGGAGGCCTGTCGGCTGGAGGACGTTGACCCCCAG TTGGCCCGTTCAGGTCTGGAGaaggcacagcagcagctggcaGCGGCGACGACAGACGCAGAACGTACGGAGGCACAGGTGGCAGTGGAGTTCCACGAACAAGTGGTCAAGGCGCTAGAGTAA